From one Thermodesulfobacteriota bacterium genomic stretch:
- a CDS encoding FAD-dependent oxidoreductase: protein MNFVIIGGDAAGMSAASRAKRTMPDLKVTVLEKTKDVSYSACGMPYNIAEPHRKIDDLVVRHAHVFREKQDINLLTGHCVDHIDPAGKTVGGVSEDNQRFELPYDKLLIATGASPIIPDLPGFDLPGVLGLKSLEDGRKIKQFLKDRSVKKVIVIGMGYIALEMAEALRARDIEVDMVKPRPVFLPWLDEQMAQVIKKELESNQVAMYPGHKVERIEQSTTGRLSVVCPDLTLEGDMVLVAIGVTPNSDMAQRAGIELGIQKSVAVDRRLRTSHENIYAAGDCADAFHVVTDRKAWIPLALRANRAGWAVADNVCGKDVQLPGIAGTSVFKVFELEVARTGLSMQEGEKAGFDPVEVIIKTRSRAHAHPGSSTIWLRMTADKKTGRLLGVQMLGKEGVAHRINAPAVALHGHMTVELFGQADLAYAPPFSPVWDPLLTTANQLLKKF, encoded by the coding sequence ATGAATTTTGTAATTATCGGCGGGGATGCAGCGGGTATGAGTGCGGCAAGCAGGGCAAAGAGAACCATGCCTGATTTAAAGGTGACTGTTTTGGAAAAAACCAAGGATGTATCATACAGCGCATGCGGGATGCCGTACAATATTGCCGAACCGCACAGGAAAATTGACGATCTGGTGGTCAGGCATGCCCATGTTTTCAGGGAAAAGCAGGATATTAACCTTTTGACCGGTCATTGTGTGGATCATATCGATCCTGCCGGGAAAACCGTGGGCGGTGTTTCTGAAGACAACCAAAGATTTGAACTTCCCTATGATAAACTTCTCATTGCCACCGGTGCATCGCCGATTATTCCTGATCTGCCCGGTTTTGACCTCCCCGGCGTTCTGGGCTTAAAAAGTCTGGAAGACGGCAGAAAGATCAAGCAGTTTTTAAAAGACCGCTCTGTGAAAAAGGTGATCGTAATCGGCATGGGATATATTGCCCTTGAAATGGCCGAAGCGTTGCGTGCCCGAGATATTGAAGTGGACATGGTGAAACCTCGCCCCGTTTTTTTACCGTGGCTGGATGAACAGATGGCACAGGTGATAAAAAAGGAGTTGGAATCCAATCAGGTTGCCATGTATCCCGGACATAAGGTGGAAAGAATCGAACAGTCAACCACAGGGAGGCTATCGGTGGTATGCCCTGATCTGACGCTGGAAGGAGATATGGTGCTCGTCGCCATCGGTGTCACTCCGAACAGTGATATGGCTCAAAGAGCAGGAATAGAGCTTGGTATACAGAAATCGGTTGCGGTGGACAGGAGGCTGAGGACCTCGCATGAAAACATATACGCTGCCGGTGATTGCGCCGATGCCTTTCATGTGGTTACAGACCGAAAAGCCTGGATTCCGCTGGCTTTAAGGGCAAACCGCGCGGGATGGGCAGTTGCAGATAATGTTTGCGGAAAGGATGTTCAGCTTCCCGGTATTGCCGGAACATCGGTTTTCAAGGTTTTTGAGCTAGAAGTGGCTCGAACCGGCCTGAGTATGCAAGAGGGCGAAAAGGCCGGATTCGACCCTGTTGAAGTTATCATTAAAACCCGTTCCCGTGCCCACGCCCATCCCGGTTCATCAACCATCTGGCTGCGGATGACAGCAGACAAAAAAACCGGTCGCCTCCTTGGCGTTCAGATGTTAGGCAAGGAAGGGGTGGCACATAGAATCAATGCTCCTGCGGTGGCGCTTCACGGCCATATGACTGTCGAACTGTTCGGTCAGGCGGACCTGGCATATGCGCCACCCTTTAGCCCGGTATGGGATCCTTTGCTGACCACAGCCAATCAGTTGCTTAAAAAATTTTAA
- a CDS encoding RnfABCDGE type electron transport complex subunit D translates to MKKPRFQKQAIMLRVLYALLPVLLVAIYYFGWRILAIMAVSLIFAFVTEWTMASYRNGKVSYACFVTASLYGLSLPPTTPFWITAVGAVVAILFGKEVFGGFGKNVFNPAVVGRAFVYVCFPVELTSQFVLAFHGFPGGFAHWSFTALHKTPTYLVEQGVKMVDAISAATPMWSRRDYGITTDLMNLVAGNIGEVVSHAGNPYVIAAGSAGEGCAIVILLSAIYMFYTKTAQYRLFAGTIIGAMFLNILLRNILGLEKVPPLWFTLFSGALLYAAVFMVTDPVSAPKSKTSQWIYSIFIGMMIVLFRYKAVFAGGVAFSILLGNMLAPSLDLWLKRYQKHKAKVSAP, encoded by the coding sequence ATGAAAAAACCAAGATTCCAGAAACAAGCGATTATGCTGCGGGTGTTGTACGCACTTTTACCGGTGCTTCTGGTGGCGATTTACTACTTCGGGTGGCGGATCCTTGCGATTATGGCGGTTTCTTTAATTTTTGCCTTTGTGACCGAATGGACGATGGCTTCTTATCGAAATGGCAAAGTGAGCTATGCCTGTTTTGTAACCGCCAGCCTCTATGGATTATCATTGCCACCGACCACACCGTTTTGGATCACAGCAGTGGGAGCAGTAGTGGCAATCCTTTTTGGCAAAGAAGTTTTTGGTGGATTCGGAAAAAATGTTTTTAATCCGGCCGTTGTGGGCAGAGCTTTTGTTTATGTTTGCTTTCCGGTTGAATTAACTTCTCAATTCGTGCTGGCTTTTCACGGATTTCCCGGTGGATTTGCCCACTGGAGCTTTACTGCCTTGCATAAAACTCCAACCTATTTGGTCGAACAGGGTGTTAAAATGGTTGATGCCATTAGTGCTGCAACACCCATGTGGTCAAGGCGCGACTATGGGATTACCACGGATCTAATGAACTTGGTTGCCGGCAATATCGGCGAGGTTGTCTCCCATGCGGGTAACCCATATGTGATTGCCGCCGGATCAGCGGGTGAGGGATGTGCCATTGTTATTTTGCTCTCGGCTATCTACATGTTCTATACAAAAACCGCTCAGTATCGCCTGTTCGCCGGCACCATTATCGGCGCCATGTTTTTAAATATCCTGTTGAGAAACATCCTCGGCCTTGAGAAGGTCCCCCCTCTCTGGTTTACGCTGTTTTCCGGAGCCCTTCTTTACGCCGCAGTCTTTATGGTAACCGATCCGGTTTCCGCACCAAAAAGTAAAACGTCTCAGTGGATATACTCCATATTTATCGGTATGATGATTGTGCTGTTTCGGTATAAAGCAGTGTTTGCCGGGGGGGTTGCCTTTTCCATCCTGCTGGGGAACATGCTGGCACCATCACTGGATCTCTGGTTAAAGCGATACCAAAAACATAAAGCAAAGGTCTCTGCACCATGA
- a CDS encoding FMN-binding protein produces MNKKSPLYIIGFMVVVCVVFGTGVSVVHNATRDMLEKNKRFHLNRIICRAFLITSMDESPEAYAEAIAKQIQIAQNLEGDRVRNLYRQIDVENKVVAVGFDFSGMGFWDRINGIIVFTPDLEKIINIQFFDHKETPGLGARIEEKWFTDQFKGIRVAWDKAVPDRVIFGAASAGSTDYQIDAITGATQTSMALKRFLNQELERIRTFKLEKSGWLESVSKKDKKQF; encoded by the coding sequence ATGAATAAAAAAAGCCCATTATATATTATAGGCTTCATGGTGGTGGTTTGTGTGGTCTTCGGTACGGGTGTATCCGTGGTGCATAATGCCACCCGGGACATGCTGGAAAAGAACAAAAGGTTTCATCTGAACCGAATCATATGCCGGGCATTTTTAATCACCTCCATGGATGAATCGCCAGAAGCATATGCCGAGGCTATCGCCAAACAGATTCAGATAGCACAAAATCTGGAAGGTGACCGGGTTAGAAATCTTTATAGACAAATCGATGTTGAAAACAAGGTGGTCGCCGTGGGCTTTGATTTTAGCGGCATGGGATTTTGGGATCGTATCAACGGCATTATTGTTTTTACGCCGGATTTAGAAAAAATTATCAATATCCAGTTTTTTGATCACAAAGAGACCCCCGGACTAGGCGCGCGTATTGAGGAAAAATGGTTTACCGATCAATTTAAAGGCATTCGCGTTGCCTGGGATAAAGCCGTTCCAGACCGGGTAATCTTCGGAGCGGCTTCTGCAGGAAGCACGGATTATCAGATAGATGCCATTACCGGTGCCACCCAGACCTCCATGGCGCTGAAACGATTTTTAAACCAGGAACTGGAACGTATTCGTACATTCAAACTGGAAAAATCTGGCTGGCTTGAGTCAGTCAGCAAAAAAGATAAAAAGCAATTCTAA